In a genomic window of Gigantopelta aegis isolate Gae_Host chromosome 9, Gae_host_genome, whole genome shotgun sequence:
- the LOC121382286 gene encoding uncharacterized protein LOC121382286, with product MALSASGIILTSMLAGLVTAQAVMEAAVLMTVYEDEIETSDHTEVVLHCTLKYPEATQEECQQITWTHEINRTTHEEEAVRSCDLYRVNTQLVQHTSHLEILSLSGRVKGWYRCKAECGGHFYTVGCKVGHPLDINSSFLCSMRSFPATTMIITDTSSLYGATGDNKLMLIVTVAAVVVVAILLTTVLRWFIRRRYLRRRRLLALQDITQSLRDTEIAASSRPPGIRLPDDPQLTPCPEVYPGTRSTNNRFQPMSANPVLFQRMPDGSNYVFVPLLSLPSYESALKESSETLVKPNSERNPILIPGLFSIPIGDDSYSSYSSGVSTPLSVSSPPSYRSVESLRLDPRDEDLDNGASSSAHIK from the exons ATGGCTCTCTCTGCATCGGGGATCATTTTAACTAGCATGCTAGCTGGTCTGGTCACTGCAC AGGCTGTGATGGAGGCGGCGGTGCTAATGACTGTGTACGAGGACGAGATCGAGACGAGCGACCACACGGAGGTTGTCCTGCACTGTACCCTCAAGTACCCGGAGGCCACTCAGGAGGAGTGTCAGCAGATCACGTGGACGCACGAGATCAACAGGACGACGCACGAGGAGGAGGCGGTGCGGTCGTGCGACCTCTACCGGGTGAACACCCAGCTGGTGCAGCACACGTCACACCTAGAAATCCTATCTTTGAGTGGCAGGGTTAAAGGGTGGTACAGGTGCAAGGCGGAGTGCGGAGGACATTTCTACACGGTTGGCTGCAAAGTGGGGCATCCACTAGACATAA ATTCGTCGTTCTTGTGTTCAATGAGAAGTTTTCCAGCGACGACCATGATCATAACGGACACTTCCAGCTTATATGGAGCAACTGGAGACAACAAACTGATGCTCATCGTGACTGTTGCCGCTGTGGTCGTTGTTGCCATCCTGTTGACGACCGTGTTGAGGTGGTTCATCAGAAGACGATATCTCCGCAGACGACGCCTGCTGGCTCTACAAGACATCACACAGTCGCTGCGAGATACAGAGATAGCTGCGTCAAGTCGACCTCCAGGAATACGTCTTCCAGATGATCCTCAACTAACGCCCTGCCCAGAAGTGTATCCTGGCACTAGGAGCACAAACAACAGGTTTCAGCCCATGTCCGCTAATCCTGTCCTCTTCCAGAGGATGCCTGATGGGTCTAACTATGTGTTTGTTCCACTCCTGTCGTTGCCGTCGTATGAATCTGCTCTGAAGGAATCGTCGGAAACGCTAGTAAAACCCAACAGCGAGAGAAATCCCATTTTGATTCCTGGACTCTTCAGCATTCCGATAGGAGATGACAGCTACAGTAGTTATTCCAGTGGTGTGTCCACGCCACTCAGTGTGAGCAGTCCCCCTAGCTACAGGAGTGTAGAGAGTCTGAGACTCGACCCCAGAGATGAGGATTTAGACAATGGAGCTTCCTCTAGTGCACACATCAAATGA
- the LOC121381945 gene encoding protocadherin Fat 4-like, whose protein sequence is MADGVDVFTLTISVEDSPDTGSALSTAVLVIVTIVPKNEFTPVWESPAFVNESFPPVVLRETVLPATEVTVFSATDRDRGADGVIQYTIESIKEHFKDTKVKDAKDMFLMISSSGALMTAKGLDADTGITHYEIVVAAVDSGTVQRTASGTIIVNIQDENDAASGSSSDSAELWAMRVLVGLLATGLLLVALLLMKTILSAAATVPIRPPIKKVVPKVQLERPEASDSHFKKGHIGYEISDYDDDLYL, encoded by the exons ATGGCTGACGGCGTTGACGTATTCACGTTAACAATATCGGTGGAAGATTCGCCCGACACTGGCAGCGCTCTGTCAACGGCAGTTTTGGTAATAGTCACG ATCGTTCCAAAGAACGAATTCACACCTGTGTGGGAGTCCCCAGCGTTTGTGAACGAGTCGTTCCCGCCCGTCGTTCTCCGTGAAACTGTTCTCCCTGCTACGGAAGTGACCGTGTTCTCGGCCACGGATCGGGACAGAGGGGCCGACGGGGTAATACAGTACACAATCGAGAGCATTAaggagcattttaaagaca CCAAAGTAAAAGATGCGAAGGACATGTTCCTGATGATTTCCTCGTCTGGTGCGCTGATGACCGCCAAGGGGCTGGACGCCGACACCGGCATCACGCACTACGAGATCGTCGTGGCCGCCGTCGACAGCGGCACTGTACAGCGAACTGCGAGCGGCACCATCATCGTCAACATCCAGGACGAAAACGACGCAGCTTCGG GTAGTTCGAGCGACTCGGCTGAGCTGTGGGCCATGCGGGTCCTCGTCGGCTTGTTGGCCACTGGCCTGCTTCTCGTCGCCTTGCTCCTCATGAAAACCATCCTCTC GGCCGCTGCAACAGTACCCATAAGACCGCCAATTAAGAAAG ttgttCCCAAAGTACAGCTGGAACGGCCCGAAGCATCCGACTCGCACTTCAAGAAAGGACATATT ggCTATGAGATTTCTGACTACGATGACGATTTATATCTGTGA